tatttacttcttctaaaatataattatatgtactctattttgtcaaataaaagCCGGcagtttatttagaaaactgttATTGCTCTATGGGCACACCCACACAGGCTAAGGAAATATTAGACAAAGAACATTAACATAagtgaattaataaaaaacataaattctaaacatttattttaagttcaGTTTACAATTTAACCCTTTTATTTGCTGGGGTCTCCTAAGTAGCTGTTCTAGCCAACATCCATTGTAACTATTAGAAACATACTTAGAGAAACAAAGTATAGTATGTTAAATCTATCATTATACAAGCAATCAATGAGTGAAAAGGATGTTATAAGTTTTATCTCATATTATCTACAACATTACACATGATTCTATCAAGTTCAAAGCAGGGATCTTGGCCAGATGTATCATTTGTGCTACAGTCCATATGCTCCAATATCTCTACAGGAACTTTGAAGTTGGATTCAATTTCATTCTGGTCAGGCAGACTTTGTAAAGCACTCTGGAGAATATCTTGTACTTTATCCAAGTGTTTTTTAAACCTGGAAAATAAAGACATTTAGCATTAGtgataccaaaaaaaataatatatgaaaataaatatttgtatgtaataagGATATATTACGTAGGTATCATCCTTGATGTTTCCTTACCTGGTGGCAGTCTCAACTCTTTGTCGTTTTTGCAGTTCCATCATGACCCTTAAGGTCTCTCTAGCTTGATGAGGTCTAAATTCATTCAGTAAATGATGAATATGGATGAATAATAAGCTCAGATCTTCTACTTTCTCCGCTCTTTTAGGAGAATCAGGACAGTGCACTAACAGGTCTAATAAATCTAAAAAGTTAGCAAGCAAAGAATGATTCAGCTTCTTCAGTTCTCTTCTCCTCTCAAAATGCATGGGATACAATCTTCGAAAACCctgtaattatttcaaattatcaaTATTGTGTATAACAATTCACAAGCAAATTATTATTGCTGTAAAAACAGCAGCTCACCTGACTCTCCAGTGATCTAATGATGGTATCATCGGCGTTGAAAGTGTGCCCGAACATCGAGTATGAATCGTGTATAGGTCGCGGTGGCAAAGGCGCCCTATTTCTTCTTACATTTTCATCAGTATAGAAATTAATGTATTGCATAGGAGGCAATGGTAACGAACTAACTTGAGTCGTTTCAGAAGACATGGTTGTTTCTTGTAAAAGTGCCACCGAGTAAACCTAAtgagatgttttattttctacagatcCTTTTTAGTTAatgattgtttattattattgggGGACATAAGATACACGaaattcacaaaattatatCAGTCAACATCAACAATCCGACAAGAAATGACAACTATTGACGATTGACGAATTTGACAATTGACAGTTTTTTAGGGATGCGGCATTCCCTCCAGTCGAGTACAAGCAACCCAATTTGCAGCAAAAATGGcatgtaggtatatttctttcttcaTCTCTATGTATCCTCAATTCTAAGGTTAGTTATGatgataaataatagttttaaaaatataaatatataatacaaataaacattttttttaaataaatgtttttcgaTTTTGTTCGGTAGAATTAATTAGTTATGCTGGTGTGGCCACAGCATTAAACTTTTATATCTTGGTTCGTTCGTCAACTTAACTGTCACCCGAACCATTCATAAGTTCATGGAATTAAAGAATTTCATTCGTTCATCTAACTTTATCAAGTTTTGGGAAATTTTGAGAGGAAGATAACTAGGTTTTAACTTTGTAATTAGGCGATgtgatttttattgtgttgtgtaTATATTggtgacataaaaataattaaacagttAGGAGGCATAGATCGAGAGTTGGTTTATTAATTGTGCCCTAATATCTATTTGTGATGGGTATTGTTGTTTGAAGGTAGGTGTTTGATTTACGTACTTTATTGATGAGCCGCCGGTTTTATTTGTTGCTATaggattttgtataatattgaaCAGGATTAAAATGGCAGGAAAGGATGACGAAGAGATAATATTGAAGACTTTTATGATCAAGAGGTCgcaaaataaaaagttgttcACACCGGTCAATTACAAGGAGCGCTGGCTGGTTCTGACTCGTCGGTCACTTATTTATTATGACACGGATGGCGAGGTAAATTCGATTggtttatttaagttattacaCTCGTTCTCATTTGCATTGATTCTTAATAGAACGGGTTTGAAATGAGTTTTTACATAGCTATTTACAACATATCTAgtccttaataatattataatgtactacATTTTCTTTGTACTATTTTATGTAGcaagtgattttatttatatctgcacttttattacttaattttacttgTCATGTTTATACTATTTTGTGCTGCTTAGGACTACCATTACTAAGTTGTctggtaagtattttttaatttctaaaacttGCTTATCTCCActaatgattataaataatagataaaaaatattagtctaTGTCCTTCACCAGGATATTATAAACACTAGGAAATTTTGGCTAAATCGACTTAGctattttaatatgaaaggACAAACCAACACGTTCccataacacaataataatatacctactactactgattaattttatactaCCTACTCAAATGCTGTttagaatgacaacttgttggATTGTTCCAAAACTTTGTCTGTATAATAGAATCTCATTATTCCCTAGTTTGACTTTTGTTAGATAGAATACATATTtgtgtattaaatataacaGGAAAATAAGAGAATTATTTTATCTGTATCAAATGAATACTAGGCTGGAAAATCATTGTGAGTGATTACACTGCTTCTAACATATGTCTCATTACTGATGAACAAAACATTACAATCTGTCATGATCAAATTATTCATGATCTCATTCATTAGGTAATGTTATGTTGTATGAGATAAGCAAAATTTACAGCCCTTTCTGTTATAAGACTTAGAAATATATgcatgaaattaatatttatttatggagAAGGtttgagggaagggttaggttCACCATACTGGCT
Above is a window of Anticarsia gemmatalis isolate Benzon Research Colony breed Stoneville strain chromosome 7, ilAntGemm2 primary, whole genome shotgun sequence DNA encoding:
- the MED7 gene encoding mediator complex subunit 7 — encoded protein: MSSETTQVSSLPLPPMQYINFYTDENVRRNRAPLPPRPIHDSYSMFGHTFNADDTIIRSLESQGFRRLYPMHFERRRELKKLNHSLLANFLDLLDLLVHCPDSPKRAEKVEDLSLLFIHIHHLLNEFRPHQARETLRVMMELQKRQRVETATRFKKHLDKVQDILQSALQSLPDQNEIESNFKVPVEILEHMDCSTNDTSGQDPCFELDRIMCNVVDNMR